The Gossypium hirsutum isolate 1008001.06 chromosome A03, Gossypium_hirsutum_v2.1, whole genome shotgun sequence genome contains the following window.
atggctgtttttcaactgatgaaaatgaagagaattgaagagaaatctagatcttcccatttggtcccatttttatttagttaattttgataattttccaattttacccttaattcacCCATTTCCAGATTTTTCTCGGCTATTTCCTCCCAAAATATCTTCTatgggcttattttcactttaggtccttccttatttgacaattgagctatttaatccttttagcaacttttacacctttttcaatttagtcctttttatttaattaaccacccaaacgttaaaattttctggcGAAATTTTAATATTACCTTATTGATACTCtgcaaatatttataaaaatatttacggctcgatttataaaatCAAGTCTCGATACCTGTTTTCCTCAATTTCTTGActtaataaatctttataaaacacaaattactaatttaaaaatatctcaaaatcacATTTAgctcataattattaaataaataaatttacgaGCTCATTGAAAGTCGGCTATTACATAGAAAGTTGACGATGAGTAATTCAGAAattacagtttgtatttctataatctgaacttaatatataattgttaaatttattacttaatgtatatggtaagtagATCGAGATAAGTAATTGATATTATGATGTTGAatttaaatgaattgattttatgagtatatgtgaataattgaatTAGAATGAAtattgtttgaaattgaaaagtgaattgaaactctattaattgtatcgggctgagtcagatatagtggcatgccataggattggaagagttcagggatacttcgaccatgAGTGTCAAACCATTACTTCAGGTAAATTCAATGAGGTACTGGGTAGCAATTTACTTCGGCATGGCCGATGAGATATTGGGTGTCAAtctattacttcgaattatccaatgaggcactgggtgccatattggtgtgttttggttggatccatgtatccgttcTAGTCCGAGTCgcgttaataggggtaaataaatataTTGGCAGATTGATTGatattaaaatattgaatatgGATTGGAATGATCAATGAAATGAATTCTGCAattgaaatgcatgaaattgcATGAGCTATGGGTTTATAAAATGAACATGATTATTGTTAAATGATGTGTGAAACAAAGTAAGAAAGGCTATTTGAGATAACTAAAATTGAGAAATGCTGGTTAGTgtataaattgatttattggtTAACTAATGTTTGTAAGATTAAATGTACATGTTTACTATGTTATTTACTTAAAAGTATtcagattataaaaataccactgagttcatactcagcgtatggtttgtttTCCATGCGCATATTAGGTTGAAGTCAAATTGTCAATTCAACATCCAAAGCTAATTCGAACTCAAAAACGTGGTGAAGTATATTTCtttttggtaatggcatgtacctaggatgttatGTTTGtcattttaaatagaaaatataatgATGTTATGTAATGATAatagttattttataaataattatatgtgGTTTGTTCTAAGTTGATACTCAAGTGAATATGAAATAGGCAAATTTAGggttgaaatggtatgaaaatttGGGTTAGCTTAAATGGTGGTATGATGGATTATTTGAACAATATATGTAAAATACCTATGAAAATACATTGAATAGGTCATTGAGaagattatttaatatattttagacgtaattgaatgtgttttggattggttgaatcAATAGTTTTTGAATTGTTTGATGTTCAAGATTTGCAGGGTTGGTTAACTTGATGTGTAcggctcattttgagtccacacggcttgGCACGCAGGTGTGTGACTAGACCATGTGAGACATACGGttatcacatgggcatgtgatttaGCCATGTGTCCTTTGCAACTTAAtattttcaaaacagaatgcccaagaATCTCCACATGGGTTGAGACATAcagagacacagacgtgtgtcccagtcgtgtgaggcacacggtctagcacacgggtgtgtgacttggccgtgtgatgtAGTCAGAGAGTTATATGGGGTAGGACACGGCCTGAAGCACGGGCATGTCATAGGGTCATACGGGCATGTCCCTGGACCATACGAACTTGTGCGCTTGCAcccagaatttttttttttgaaatttcacgaaaaattttctaagtttccggttgagtcccgacttgtttctaatacaTATTTAAGGTCTCGAGGGCTCATAAAATGAACtatatgattaatttataaaGTGTATGCTAATTGAATTGTTTAATGTTTGTATTCGTTCTGAAAAGTCTGATAATGCTcctaaccctatttcagcgacagataagggttaggggtgttacataacctattcaaaacactattaaacatgctcaaaacaAGCCAAAGCAACCATCTAAGTACCTAACCagtgtaccctcattggtaccacatatTATATCTTCAAACATATTAACAAAGCATCATACATTCAAAACCTTCATTCATACCAAATTTGTTTCTTTTGCagttttattttcacttttgttCGACGAAAGATCTAGTTTGTAAATTCATCAAACTCTTGTGGATTTCTGCGCTttcaattcatcaatacaatTCATGATTTCTCTTAAACTTTTACTCTTGATTTATTCTTCAtgtttatcttatttatcaagtttATGTGGTTTATaggatccatgaggaactaatcctcttgtggGGAATTAGCGAGTAGATGTAAGagtaattaatttctatgtaAAGTTTCTTAGCGGATCAGCTGGTTGagataggaagaacttaaaccttaGGCCTAACAACCCTAGGAAATCATCTAAGTGGGATGAACCCAAAATCGGTATTGCCTATTCGTGAACCCGTTACCCCAATCTGgtttggactgtgaggttgagagataagtagttcttgtcacTCGTTAGTTTAGTGGAATATCAAGAGATCCTACTAGGTTAGCAACTAGTTGATTTAGTAGAACCCGACATAGGAATTTGTTATGAACACTGAAACGAGTTAGTCTTCCATGCTTAGATTTGATTGGTTCAACAAATtagttttcccttttttattctattatgctatttatttatttttcttataaaataatttctcttcaCTCTATGTtttatcgtaatataatttaattaaaatactaattagatctattaacGTTAGAGTTATTCTTAATTTAGTATTCGTCTCCCTTAGCTAAGATCTTTGGAGTACTTTTATACTTCgttataaaaactaaattacaacCTAACCCGTATACTTTCTTAAACAGCCTAACTCTTATTTAGTTGCAGGAATTATACTCTATACGTTAATACATTCGGAGACGGTCAACCACTCAACTTTATTCTCCACATTTTGCCCTAACATCTCCTTTAATAGATGGTCAACGACTTTATGAATTCTAGCTCTATATTACTAATCTTTTGTGAAAGGAACAAATGTGAGGATGCTTTAATCCTTATGGGGAACAGTCGATGTTTTTTTCTTGATGACTTATCTTTTGTGTATGTTTCTCCATCTAATTGTTTGCTTTGTTTGCTGATGGATGGTTCCCAATAACAAGTTATGTATCAAACTTTATTTTAGCTGTTAAATAATacttgttatttaaaaaaaaattgagaacgAATAAAGGGAGAAGGAAAAATGAAATTTGGTAATGCACAAATTTCATCGGTCAGTCACGtcttaaaagataaatacatttagaAATCGGTATGGCTACAACCGATCGTTTGCATAATAACAAAAAGAGATAAAGTTAAAGCCACAAAGATGGCCTTCGCCGACCTAAGCCTTATGAAGCCCTTGTCCAAGATCATCCTCTTCCTCTGCCTCGTTCTCATTTTCACTTCTTCACTCGGCTTCTGCAAACCCACACTTGACAAAGACCCGACCCCAACCCCATGGCCGCTCCAATTCCACTCCATCCTGGTGATGAACTATAGTGGAATTCTGCAGGTAATCGACCTCTGGTACGACTGGCCCAACGGAAGAAACTTCAACATAATTCAGCACCAGCTTGGCAATGTCCTCTATGATCTTGAGTGGAATAATGGCACTTCCTTCTTTTACACCCTCGATTCCTTCAAAACCTGCAGTAGTGCACACCTTGAGGTTGGGATTTTACGCCCCAACTGGCTAGAGGGTGCTACGTACTTGGGTCAGCAACACGTGGATGGGTTCCTTTGCAATGTGTGGGAGAAGGTGGAATTTATCTGGTATTTTGAGGATGTTGTCACTAAGAGGCCCGTTCATTGGGTCTTCTACACGGGTAATTCCCTGTTTTTTAATTATTCACTTTTTTTAATCTACTCTTTATTTGGGGCTGGGATTGATAAGCTATCATAAATTAAAACTGCAGGGAGGGAGGCACATGTGATGACATTTGATGTGGGAGCAGTTCTTGAGGATTCCAAGTGGCAAGCCCCCGTCTACTGCTTTCACAACACCACCGCCTCAACTGATTCCACTACCCACGGATTGCTGGATGGAGTTCTCAAAGGTTCTACCGTCCTTTGAATTTTCCTGCCCCCATATGTATCCTTATTCACCCCTGTACTTGTGATGAACTAACACCGATAATAATCAATTTGAACCATTATTCTACTTTTATTATTGCCTAATTTCTCGAGCATCATCGATTCCAGGCTTTCCCCTAATTGTTTCCTTTGGAATGCGTCTTTTTCAATTCATATTTGCTTGCAGTTTTAGATATAGATTCTTCCTCATTTTAATGCTTCCATGTTACCTGTCAACAGTCCCAAAGAGTTGTGCAACTTTGCAAATAGTGCCTTTCCATGTATTTGGCATAAAGAACTGgggagaaaaaaaaatgaaaactggGCTTGCAAGCTATTTGCAGCCTTGTGATGATCATGAGCTCATTAGCATTTATTCGAGTTTCGAGTTCAAGGCaatttacaattcgaataactcgaataattcaaatgaaAAATTAATGTAAATATTCTTTTGATCCCTTGTCAACTTTGAAATTGAGAAAATTCATTTctctcaataaaaattaattaatgattcaagtaaGTATCTTAAATacatatagttttaaatttatgtaCTCTAACATTATAgtgtaacaatattttaatttgacatgtttagttttttaatttcattcaaataattttattcaatttgactcgactcaaatttcatttcattcgACTCAATtcgaaaaatatttcaaatcaagttaggattataaaataggacttgtgaacttgattaactcaaaatttttttatttgattcgaCTCAATTCGATCGAACACATGGACGGGCATGTGGGCTAGTTTCAAGCGAAATTTTCTTTCTGATTTTATTGTTTCCGAATAACTGTCATTGATCATTGTTTGTGGCACAGAATATAAAGGTTACTGATATGCATATTTTCTAGTCAATGGCTTCACAACTACTCCATATAAATTGCAGTGAACTTAACAGTATAAAGGACATGAGCAATGGAACAAGTTGCAGCAAACTTAACAGTAAACTCATGGTTCACTTTATTACAGGATTTAAGTTTAGGGTTTGATGGAGGAGGAATGGAGGACGAGAAATTCTATGGAAGGTCAACATGAGGATGCAGAAGCTTAAAGCGTGCATGAAGAAATTTAAGCCCACTTCAAAGTTGGTACTTCTCCATGCTGAATTCAACTGCTACATTGTTGAAAGTTGTCTATTTCACTAAATAGTTCGATATCTCATCTACTTAAAACATTTCAGGCCCAACGTGCTGATTATTTGCATTGTCCATTGTCAGCTGTGCAGCTTTGAAGGAAAATTTAAATGTGTTTTGTTCTTTGCATTTGAAGGAAAAACTATGTTCAACGTGTTTGATTATTTGCATTGTTTTATCACCGTCTTTTGCTTCTTTCttgttttatttgaatttgaagGAAAAAACTATGTTCTATGTGTCTGCTCTAATTTGTAAATTTAACATTGTTGTAAGTTAATCCATCATTAGTAATAATATTCTTATTTTAGCAACTCAATATATAGGCACTGCATTCGCCTAAGACTCTTCTACCTCTAATTTGATTGGTTGCCTGAAGGTAAAAAGCAGATATCAATGTCACTTTGTCAATTGCTCTCAGCCTCATTTTGCATATAAATTACCCTCTTTAAGAAAGCTTTTATTCAGAACAAGTTCTTTAGATGTTAAATTAGGCTTACAAAGATTGTACGTGTTATGTGTACTTCACTACTTCGTTTCTCGCAAGGTAAGTAGCTGTGGCTTCAATGACGCATATAATCCAATTTATACCTTATTTTGGTGAATAACTAGTTAATTTTCCATTTCATTAATCTGCAGTCTGATGCAGAAGGTAAGATAAGAGCAAATACATATTTGAGGAGCAGGAAGTGTCTGTATATATAAACTCACTGATCTTTCATTAAAGAAGCATCACGTGTACAGAAGCATTTGTTCTTTATCTGTCACTACTTGATCTACCCGGTAATCTCTTCCTACACCAACTTAAATATAACTGATATTACTTTCTACGTAAAAGAACTAACAGTTTGTGTGAAGTTATATTATTTGCTTGTAAACGTAATTTATCATGGATCAACTCAAATGATGTGTAACTATCAATATTATTTTCGGTATGACAAAGGTACCTTTAATGTCTGTTTTATGGTGTATGAAAATTTATCTTTTCGGGATTTTTGTTTGCCTCTCTTAATAATGTTGTCTCTAGGGTTCGGATTTGAGTTCTCTCCCAGAGAGTGTAACGTGCCTTACTACCATACCCAAAACTTATCGGTTGTGTAACTATCAATATTAGCTGTAATTTGTTTCCTATTCTAAATATGATGATGGGACGACAAGTAGTAAGATTAGATCTGGGGTTATATTCAACTTTAACATCATGTTGTTTTGTGATTCTCGAGCCAGCAAACTATAGTTTGTTGAAAGGCaagattattgttattattacacAACAAATCATAACTATTTATTTCTTATATGTATAAACACTATGCTTTTAAGATAAGTTACAAGACTAATCATTCCATTGCAGTAAGCCATTATTCTTGTAAATTCTAAATGTCTGAATTATAGGTTATTATTATACCAACATCACAGTTGCAGGAGCTGATCTTTCCTTCCATGCCAGAGTGAACCATGTCGATGGTATGGGCACCGTGTCTTCTTAAATCTTTTGTGCTTTAACTTACTGAATTCCAAAAACAGTTCGAAGAGTTTAAACACTCTAGGGCTGGATTCAGTGTGCATGAATCACTTGAACCACTGGGTTCAATTAGATATGAACAAGAGGAACTTATCAAAAGGAATTCCAAACTTTGGATTCAATAAGAGAATCTTAGAGCTTTGAAATATTGGAATAAATTCACTTAGTTTTATTGTTGACAATTAGCCTCTTAGCTATAAGTTCtgtaagtttatttatttaaataaaagacTTATTAGGATAAATATActtctaataaaaataaattaatctctctctaaaaataataattaacgtCTTCAATCTGAATACTAATTGAGGTCTAACATCCAACCACCATCTGTCAGCGCTCTCTTTATAACATAGGACCCAACATTAACATAGTGGACAAACCAGTTATCTATTAATGAACACAAGAAGAGAGAGGCCATGGTAGGGTCATATATGGAGCaacttcatttaaattatttgtacCATCATTGTTAACATAGGCTCTTTAAAGCACACAGGGAGCATGAGCCATCAGCCTTAGCCTGTAGCAGTTGAAGAACGCAGTCCGCACAGCTGGCGGTGGGCACAAACCCCTGAAAGCCCCATGCAACCAACCGACAACCGACCTTAGTGAGATTGAAGATAAGCATAAGCATAAGCCGATGCCTCTATTAGTATTAAGAAATCTAGTATGTTAAAAAGAAgacttttattatttgttattattattatataaaagtaGCAGCTTATTCACGCAGTAACATAACGGGTATGAGGagcaaataataacaataatgaataaataaaggaaaCAGTAATTGACATGGACCAGAAACTTGTGGAACTCGTATTTTAGAGCATTTGCTCCATTACAAACccaaaaaaagaaatataaattttagatacTTATTTAGCTCTCCTCAGCCAGGATGTTTTGTTTGGTTTCCCACGCCTCAAATGTCTGCTCTGTCCTGTACTTGTACCTATGTGCTGAATACAGAAAAATGCAGAAATTGATTATAGAAAGAACTGTAAGCAGCCAGTAAAAATAATCGAATTTCGCATTGTTTATATTCTGAGATAGCCAAGATTGCTGCTTATTCTCTGGGTTCCTTGTAACCGATTTGACGATACTGTTGATTATACTGGCAGCGAAACAACCCAAGCCACCAGCTATAGCAGCATATGCAGAGCCTATACT
Protein-coding sequences here:
- the LOC107896966 gene encoding uncharacterized protein At4g14100; this translates as MAFADLSLMKPLSKIILFLCLVLIFTSSLGFCKPTLDKDPTPTPWPLQFHSILVMNYSGILQVIDLWYDWPNGRNFNIIQHQLGNVLYDLEWNNGTSFFYTLDSFKTCSSAHLEVGILRPNWLEGATYLGQQHVDGFLCNVWEKVEFIWYFEDVVTKRPVHWVFYTGREAHVMTFDVGAVLEDSKWQAPVYCFHNTTASTDSTTHGLLDGVLKGFKFRV